Genomic segment of Catenibacterium mitsuokai:
TTTAGATATATATGTATATGCTAAGAAAAAAGGATTTATTATTGAACTTCTGACTAATGGTACGTTGATTGATAATAAAGTAATTGAAATTTTTAACAAATATCCACCTGCATCAGTGAGCATTAGCATGTATGGTAAAGATGAAGATAGTTATTATCGAGTGACAAAACAAAAAGGCATGTATAAAAGAGTGATAAATACATTTGAATTATTATCAACTAATTCTATCCATTTTGAAATTAAATATATTGGCATGAAAGAAAATCAAGACGATTTCTTTGCAGTACAAGAAATAGCTAAAAAATATGATGCAAAATTCTCATATTCTATGGAATTATTTCCAACTTTAAAAGGAAACGATTGTACAAAAACTCATATGATTTCTTTAGAAAAAATATTAGAAATAGAAAAAAATATTCCAGGAAAAATTGAAGAATATAATCATTTATTTGAAATTAAAAATCCATTTGCTGATAAAGATAATGTTCCTTTATATTTATGTGATATGGCTATTTCAAATTTCTTAATCGATTACCAAGGATATTTAAATCCTTGTCATAAATGTAGAATAAAAAAGTGGAATTTATTGGAAAATGATTTTGAAACTGCGTGGGATGACTATAAATCACTTCTCAAATTAAAAGCATCTAAGGAAAATAAATGTTTAAAATGTAAATATCTAATGATGTGTAGTCCATGTGTAATTGTAAATCACTTAGCTACTGGTGATTATAATAAGCCGGCAGAAAGCGTTTGTAAATTAACACATATGCGATTTGAAATGTGCAAGTTAAAAAATAATATTCATAACACTATGTAAAAATACACTAGTGTTTTGAAAATATATTGAAAGGAGAAAGAATATGGAATATACAAGTCCAAATTTAACAACTATTTCTTTAGAAGTTAAAGGAACAGAAAGACAAAATTCTGCTGATGGTCCTTCTAAATGTAGCAATTCTTGTTGTTATTATAGAGATGGAGCAACTTGGTAAAAAGTGTTGTATTTTATAGAAACCACTTACAAAAAAAGGAGATTAGGATAAGATAAAAATTTCTGATTTTTTCCTTTTCTCTAAAGAATCTCAGAATTTGAAGAGAACAGTTTGTTTGATAACAATAACATCTGTTCTCTTTTTTTGTAATCACAGAATTAAGAAACCTAAAAAATGGTGATCAAATCATATTAAATTTGATTATCATTCATCTCAAAGTAAGTGCCAAATTATATAGTGGTTAGAAATAGACCTCACCATATTAGATAATTAGCAGTGTTTTTAGATACTAAATTTGCTATATGTAGTGATTTTAGCACTAAATTCACTATATAGAGGATGGTGAGATCATGGATATTCAAAGCATTAATGATCATATCAAGACCAAGCAATGGATAGAAAGGATTAAAGAATGCAGGGAAAGTGGACTTCCTGTCAGAAGATGGTGCAAGCAGAACAACATATGTGAGCAGACCTACTACTGCTGGCTAAAGAAACTTCGAAAGATGGCAATCGAAGCAGGTGCTATACAAACTCCGTCATTCGTACCTGTTGGTCAGAGCACATTTGATAACCAGAACATAATTATAACTAAAAGTGATGTTCGTATAGAATTTCCCTGTGATACAGATATAGGAACCGTAACGTACATCATTGGTTCACTATTATGCTAGGTGATATCTCCAGAGCTGAGCATATCTATATAGCTATTGGCTATACAGATATGAAGAAACAGATTGATGGTCTTAGTGCACTTATCACAGTGCAGTTCAAGTTAGATCCCTTTTCAAATTCAGTGTTTCTGTTCTATGGAAGAATTACGAGAGTGATGAAAGCACTGTACTGGGAGGGTGACGGCTTTGTGCTCCTTTACAAGAGACTGGAAAACGGCAGGTTCAAATGGCCTAGAGATGAAACTGAAGCAAGAGAAATAACACCCTAGCAGTTCAGATGGCTCCTGGGGGGGGACTGGCAGTTGTACAGCATGGAAGAATAAAGAAAACAAGTCCAAAAGCATTCATATGATCTTCTTAATAAGAATCAATTATATCTTTATATAATTCATTATCATACATCCCTTTAATATCCATGACTCTCACCTCCCATTCATCTACTTTTCAAATAAAATAAATGTAATAATTACACTTTATATCACATTTCATGACATTCATGACGCTTAATTGCTCTTATATGCAAAATCACGCGTTTTCGTGATTTCATGGCTTATAATAATGAGCGTAGGAGGCTCATATGCAATCATTTATTATATTTATACTTTATATGCTATATGTACTAACTAGCGCCCAGTACTTATATTATCAGCTATTAAAACCAAAAACAGATCATATTCTGCTTGTTGGTATCATACTTCATATTCTCTTTGTAGTACTTTATCTATTACTACAGAAACATTCATTTCTAGCTACCTATCTATTATACATCTTTATGTTTCTTCCTTCACTATTCTATGAAGGAGATATGAAACATAAATTAACACTTACATTTATGTTACTTACCTTTTCATTGACTGCAGAAACAATTCTTGCGATTGTTTTTGTTGCAATCAGTCCACTATTTCCACATATTAATATGGTTCCTGTATTATTTAAGACAAATAATCAATATATACTTATTAGTATATTCTCATTGTTGACCGGATCATTCGTCTTGTTACTCACAGTAAAAGCTGCTTTTCTTCTTAAGAACTCCTTTACTGTTTTAAAATCAGGATTAATTTTAAGAACATGTTTCTATTTTGTGGCAGTGATCTTTATTAATAATTTATTTGCAGCACCATCTGCTATAAAATTCTCTTTATTCCTTGTTCTAATTAGTATGGTTGCAACGATTTTCTTGATTATTTTATTCAACCGACTATTTAATGAGATTTCTGAGTCCAGTCATGATATTGCCTTGAAACAACAGCAGGTAGAACTTGTAGAATCCCAATTAACATCTTATAAAGAAACAGAAGCGCAGTATATTGAGATACGTCATTGGAATCATGATATTGCGAATCACTTATTATCATTGGCACATTTAATTGAATCTTCTAAAAATGAAGAAGCTAAAGAGTATATTCGTAATATTATTGAGGAGGAGAAATAATGAAGTCTTATAAAATGACCTTTTTATGTATTATCTTTTCTTCTATCTTTGGCCTTTTAAGTAAAATGAGCCTTACTTCACCAAAATTAAGCTCTTTTATTGGTTTATTTCAGTTCCTTATGCTTATCACAATAATGAGTATTGTTGTATCAGTGTACAATACTATTAAAAAGATCTTTGACTTAACTGAACAGAATATTAAGCTCGATACAATGATGAAAAATCAGGAACTTAGAAAGAAACAGGAAACAGAATTAAAAGTAATGAAAGACAATGCAGAAGAGTTCCAAAATGAAATTAAAAAAGCCTTAAAGGCTGTAAGTGGGATGTTGGAAAACAATGATATAGATCAAGCAAAAGAAACACTTATGCAGTTATCTGATCATTTTGAATCTGTAAGAATGCATCCTATTTGTTCTGATTCCTTAATGAATGCGATTTTGCAATCAAAGAGAGAATATGCGAATACATTAGGTATTGATGTTCATTATCATGTAGTGACTGAGTATGCGAATAGATTTGATACAGATTTATCTGCAGTACTCTTTAATTTATTAGATAATGGAATAGAAGCGTGTCTTGGATGTTCTAATTCATCATTAACATTGACTATAAGTGATCATCTAGGTTATTTACATATTAAGATGGTGAATTCAAAACAAGAGAAGAAGTTTACAGGAGAAACAACCAAAGAAGATAAAGTACATCATGGTTATGGTTTATCTATTATTACAGATATTGCGAATAAGCATGATGGATCAGTCCAATGGATTGATAATGGTGATACATTTACATCACTTGTTATGTTGAAAGTATAGGAGGTAACAATATGCTTAAGATTGGGTTATGTGAGGATAATGAAATACAACATAATCAGATATTATCCTTTTTAGAAACGATTTCTTTACCTAAGCATGCGATTAATTCTTTTTATAAAGGGAATGATTTATGCAATAGTATTCAAGAAGCAATGAAAAATAAAGAGCCTTATGATATTGTGATTATGGATATTGATTTACCCGATGGTAATGGCATTAAGTTCTCTAAACAGATTAATGTCTTTTCACCTCATACAATTATTATTTATATGACATCTTATGAAGATTATGTGAGTGATGTGTATGATACAGAACATATCTATTTTATTCTTAAGAAAAATTATCAGAAGTATTTACCACATGCTTTATCACTCGCAAATGAAGCATTAAATAAACAAAGAAGAGCTTCTTTAAAGATTTTCTGGAATAAAGAAGAATATAACATCTTACAGAAGGATATCTTCTATATGGAGAGACAATTAAGAACAACAATGATTATGACTCCTACACAGACTTATTCAACATCTGAAAAGCTTGCAGATTTACTGGAACGTTTAGAAGATTCATTTGCACTGTGTCATCGTAGTTATATTATAAATTTAAAGATGGTCCAGGAAATCACAAAAGATTCTGCACTTCTTGTAAATGGGACTTCTATTCCTATTAGTCGTCGTTATTATAGTTCTTTAAAGGATAAGATAAACAATATGATCTCGTAAAAAGACCTAGACACCTAAATGTCTAAGTCTTTTAATATATCTTCAGATTCCACAAACTCAGGATCCATGTGTGTTAAGAAATGCCACTCACCTGTATCTCTATATAAGATGGCTTCGCCATCTTCAGAACCAAAATAAGCTCTCTCTACCTCATATCCTTTAGATTCTAAGTATTGTTTAACACATATATAGTTATATTCTCTTTTCTCTATATAATCCTTAAGTTCATTATTAGGAATAGAATAAGCATCCACTCTTGTTGCTCCTTCAATCATTCCACTTCCTGGTATAGATAAGTCTACTATCTCATCCCAATAAATATCTACTTTACCATCACCAGTAAACATATATGTAGTAAAAGGTACAATATGTCCATTATATTTTAGTTCTACATAATCAGGTACAATAGTAGGATCAAAGTATTCATACTCAAATCCTTCTATCACTTCATAATGATAACCATGTAATTGTGATATAAACTCTCTACCTTGCTGTATTGTATGAAACAAACCAACATTGGTACTTAACTCACCTTGGCACAATTTTAATATATACATAGTGTACTCCTATTTTTTATAGTAGCTTAAGTTCTCTTCTAATGCAGACACAATAGAATCCTTTAATTTTTCTGGACCTACTACAACCATCATAGGACCAAACTGTCTAATCCAGTTCATCAAACCTGTATTAAAGATAATCCCTTCAATACGTGTTTCATACCATAACTGCTTATTATTGTAACCAGTTGGAGGAATAGTCTTAGTCATAGTAATCTCATTTCCAAAACGAGAAACAACTTCTCTAATAAGAGCTGCATCAAACTTAATATGTAATGTAATTTCTTCACCATCAAAGAAACTATTCATTGATTTCTCTAATGATTGTCTTAAAGATTCACTAATCTTCTTTTCATCATCAAAATCAAAATAATATGTACGACTATACTGTAAATCTCTAATACGATCCATACGGAATGTAGTCAAAGAATCCTTATGCTTATTATAATACGCACGTAAATAGTAATGACCATCCACAATAACTGTATTATAAGGACTTACATTATAATATTCATGACTAATACCAGCATTCCCTTTTGTAGAATGTGTTTCTACAGGATGTCCATCAATGATTGCATAATCGATATACTTAAAGCGTATATCTTTCTTATTACGTATTGCGGAAGTAATGGTCTTTAAGTTTCTACTAAGTGAATAAACTTCTTCTTCATCTTCTTCTAATTC
This window contains:
- a CDS encoding sensor histidine kinase — its product is MKSYKMTFLCIIFSSIFGLLSKMSLTSPKLSSFIGLFQFLMLITIMSIVVSVYNTIKKIFDLTEQNIKLDTMMKNQELRKKQETELKVMKDNAEEFQNEIKKALKAVSGMLENNDIDQAKETLMQLSDHFESVRMHPICSDSLMNAILQSKREYANTLGIDVHYHVVTEYANRFDTDLSAVLFNLLDNGIEACLGCSNSSLTLTISDHLGYLHIKMVNSKQEKKFTGETTKEDKVHHGYGLSIITDIANKHDGSVQWIDNGDTFTSLVMLKV
- a CDS encoding sensor histidine kinase; its protein translation is MQSFIIFILYMLYVLTSAQYLYYQLLKPKTDHILLVGIILHILFVVLYLLLQKHSFLATYLLYIFMFLPSLFYEGDMKHKLTLTFMLLTFSLTAETILAIVFVAISPLFPHINMVPVLFKTNNQYILISIFSLLTGSFVLLLTVKAAFLLKNSFTVLKSGLILRTCFYFVAVIFINNLFAAPSAIKFSLFLVLISMVATIFLIILFNRLFNEISESSHDIALKQQQVELVESQLTSYKETEAQYIEIRHWNHDIANHLLSLAHLIESSKNEEAKEYIRNIIEEEK
- the tnpA gene encoding IS66 family insertion sequence element accessory protein TnpA, encoding MDIQSINDHIKTKQWIERIKECRESGLPVRRWCKQNNICEQTYYCWLKKLRKMAIEAGAIQTPSFVPVGQSTFDNQNIIITKSDVRIEFPCDTDIGTVTYIIGSLLC
- a CDS encoding LytR/AlgR family response regulator transcription factor; this translates as MLKIGLCEDNEIQHNQILSFLETISLPKHAINSFYKGNDLCNSIQEAMKNKEPYDIVIMDIDLPDGNGIKFSKQINVFSPHTIIIYMTSYEDYVSDVYDTEHIYFILKKNYQKYLPHALSLANEALNKQRRASLKIFWNKEEYNILQKDIFYMERQLRTTMIMTPTQTYSTSEKLADLLERLEDSFALCHRSYIINLKMVQEITKDSALLVNGTSIPISRRYYSSLKDKINNMIS
- a CDS encoding radical SAM/SPASM domain-containing protein produces the protein MFAEEFHTNGNSSIEQIREEIWIKKRHPHVGGIELTPYCNLRCVHCYLQDQINESLLSTEEIKKILDMLCTAGVLFLYFTGGEIFTRPDFLDIYVYAKKKGFIIELLTNGTLIDNKVIEIFNKYPPASVSISMYGKDEDSYYRVTKQKGMYKRVINTFELLSTNSIHFEIKYIGMKENQDDFFAVQEIAKKYDAKFSYSMELFPTLKGNDCTKTHMISLEKILEIEKNIPGKIEEYNHLFEIKNPFADKDNVPLYLCDMAISNFLIDYQGYLNPCHKCRIKKWNLLENDFETAWDDYKSLLKLKASKENKCLKCKYLMMCSPCVIVNHLATGDYNKPAESVCKLTHMRFEMCKLKNNIHNTM
- the tnpB gene encoding IS66 family insertion sequence element accessory protein TnpB (TnpB, as the term is used for proteins encoded by IS66 family insertion elements, is considered an accessory protein, since TnpC, encoded by a neighboring gene, is a DDE family transposase.), with product MLGDISRAEHIYIAIGYTDMKKQIDGLSALITVQFKLDPFSNSVFLFYGRITRVMKALYWEGDGFVLLYKRLENGRFKWPRDETEAREITP
- a CDS encoding helix-turn-helix transcriptional regulator; protein product: MGEKMWAVFSLLMNSEECISAEEIQRQLEEKGYDIGLKAVYAVIKQINAFTSLMFGKEIIKAVRRFGYIIETGYFDEAQLQLLIDMVNYRQDLSRADKVELINKLLKFSSAKQKDYLIIPELEEDEEEVYSLSRNLKTITSAIRNKKDIRFKYIDYAIIDGHPVETHSTKGNAGISHEYYNVSPYNTVIVDGHYYLRAYYNKHKDSLTTFRMDRIRDLQYSRTYYFDFDDEKKISESLRQSLEKSMNSFFDGEEITLHIKFDAALIREVVSRFGNEITMTKTIPPTGYNNKQLWYETRIEGIIFNTGLMNWIRQFGPMMVVVGPEKLKDSIVSALEENLSYYKK